TATTGATTTTCTTTTTTCGTTTCCCTGTGTTATTATCTTTTTTAGGTTTTTCCATTCCCCTATATTATCACTAATATAACCATTAATCAGACACAATTTTATTTTAACCTCCTTGTAAAGCATTTTTACCTGAGGGAGTGGTTATTGAATATGACCTAAAAAACGATTTTGATTTCAAGATGCCTTATACAATAGAGATAAAAAATCCTATTATTCCGATGAATAAAAATGAGCCATTTTTTATAATTTCTTCTATCAGAAATGAAATTCCTATAGAAATTAAAGAACATTCTTCTGAATCAGAGCACAATGAAATGACACTATTAAAAAAAGAGCTTATTGATACAACAGTCAAGGCAATAGAACTTGAAATAGAGAGATATCGAGTATCCAATCATAAAGATAAAGAAAAGAAAATTGCTTATCTTCAAAAAGAGCTTGTTAAATTTAAAAAAATAAAAGCCGAAACCTATATCATAGGAAATTTTGAAGAAAATAATATTTTGGGAGATTCTCAAAAGTTTGGGCCACTTATACCACCAGAATTAAGGGAAATTGAGATTACAGTTACAAAAGGTTATAACTATGGCTCGATTCTGGAAATTAAAGGAATGACAAGATCAGGTCCTTTTTATCATATAGCAGGAATAAAAGGTGGTAATTTTAAATATCTTACTCCAGGCAAATATAAGGTGTATCTAGTTTATAAGAGAGAATATTTCGGTCTCATACCTGACTATTATGTTTATATTGGTGAGAAGAAATAATGAAGGAGAAGATACAAAAAATTTTAACCATTTTTACTATACTTTTTCTTCCTTCTTTAATTTTTGCTCAACCCAAGACTGACGCAGAAAGATTATGGGAGCTTGGAGATAAAGCGTATCAAGAGAAAAGATATAAAGAAGCAATTTACTACTATGAACAGTCCCTTGCCAGATGTGGTGGCAACGATTATGAATGCTCTGCATCAAACTATAACGGTCTAGGATCTTCCTATGAGGATATGGGTAATGATGAAAAAGCATTATTCTATTATGAAAAAGCAATTGCTGCAGCGCGTAAACTCGACAATAAAGAATGGCTTGCTGATGATCTTTTTCTTGCTGGCTCAATTTATAATCGCAAGGCTATCGATTATGAAAAGGCTTATAGATATCTTTTGGAATCAAAAAAACTCTTCTCTGAACTTGCGATTAAAGACAGCCTTGCTATTGTATTTCATGAGCTTGGTAAGTCAGCAAGAGCACTTGGAAAGTATGAAGAAGCTATTCAGAGCTTTAATGAATCAGCAAGGCTTTATAGAGAAAAAGGAGATCACTTTTCCATAGGCGCCAATATGAGTCAGATTGGTTTAGTCTATTCAAAAATGGGTCAATATGAAAAAGCACTTTCATATTATGAAGAGTCATTAAAGATTGCAAAGCAATATAAAAATTATGAAGCAATGTCTATTGCAATGAGGGAGATAGCTGATGCATACTTCGATCTTCATTATCAAGATAAAGCCATCTCTTACTACCTGGAAGCAATAGAGATTCAGAAAAAACACAGTCTTAAAGGTGAACTTGGAATAACCTTGAATAATCTCGGGACTCTTTATATGGATCTTGGCAGGTATGAAAAAGCATTATCTCAGTATATAGAATCTCATAAAATATCAGAGGAACTTAATGATAAAGCAACGAAGGCTACAAATCTTAACAATATTGGTCAAGTATATGCAAAACTTGGTATGTCTGATAAAGCATTGGCTTACTATCAACAATCTCTCGAAATTGAAAAACAGCTGAAACGACCTGATTATTTAGCATATGTTTTAAATAATATAGGGATGGAATATTTCAGGGTGGGCAAATATAATGAGGCATTACAGTATCTAAAAGAAGCTCTTGAAATCGATAAAAAATTGAACAACCCGTATCTTTTAGAAACCAGGCTTAATAACATTGGCGCTGTTTATCTTAGGCAGGGTAAATACAGAGAAGCGGAACAGGTTTTTCTTGAAAGAAAAAAACTTGAAGATATGATTAAACCAAATAGAATGTTTCATCCAGGACTTGTAGAGGTCTACCTCTTAACTGGCAGATATGATGATGCATTAAAGCTGGCACAAGAGCTCCCTCCTTCCTGGCGGGATAACACAAACAGATATATTGAATATTACACACAGGTAGGTCTTGCTACAAAAGGAAAAGGTCTTTATAAGGATTCTGCAGAATATTTTGTAAAGGCAATTAACATTATTGAAGAAACAAGGAAGGCTGTATCTAATAGGACTCATTTTTATATTGGTGGAGGATATTACAGCAGATTGACTCCATACAGAAGCATTGTTTCTGTTTTGTCAAATATGAATAAAAAAGGGGATTCACTTATTTCTAATCTCAAACAATACGGTAACTCACTACCTTCCGTTGCATTTTATTTTTCAGAGCTTACAAAGGCAAAAACCCTTCTTGAAGCAATGACAGGTGCGTTAAAAAAGGTAAAAAAAGATGAAATACCAGCATATTTAAAAGTTCGTGAGAATGAACTTCTTCGTAATCTCTCATTCATTGACAGCAAATGGGAAGATGCTCTTAAAAAAGGTGAAAAAGCAATAACAGATTTACAAAAAAGACGTGAAGGTATTAAAAAAGAGCTTGATTCTTTGATTAATGAACTAAGGCAAAAATATCCAAGATATGCAGCACTTAATTATCCCATGCCTATTAAAGCAGAAGAATTACCTTTAAAAGAAAATGAAGTTTTATTTGAGTATGCTATCACAGATGATGCTACTTATCTATTCATTGTAAAAAAAGGAGGAATTAAAAAACTTGTAAAAATCCCGGTTACAAAAGAGAATCTTGAAGAAAGCATTAAGGCATTCATAGAGCCGATTAATATAAAAAAAATTGATAGATTTTCGGTAGCTCGGGCAAAAAAGCTTTATGAAATCTTACTTTTAGAAGCATTGAAGGATATAGGGGAAAATGAAAAAATAATTATTGTTCCTGATGGAATTCTTGGTATTCTTCCTTTTGAGTCACTTATTATTAAAGAAGGTTCAGAATTTAATAGCAGTATTTATGTGGCAGATAGATACTCAATTACATATTATCAATCTGCTACAATCCTTGCATTAAATAGATTTTTCAAGGGGACTCAACCCAGGAAAACCTTATTTGCAATTGGCAATCCAGTTTACAGCCCTGATGACCCACGATATATTGCGTGGAAACATGGAAAAACATCACCTATTTTTGCATCCTCAGGAAATTATTCATTCAGAGGGCTTGCTATAAAATCAAAGTGGGGAGCCGTAACAGAAGAAGACCAGGATAATAAAATAATATTTCCTCCTCTTCCTGAGACAGAAATTGAAGTAAAAGAGATTGCCAGAATAATGGGGATAAAGCCAGAGCCGCCTGATATTTTATTAGGAGTATTGGCAAATGAGACAAATCTTAGGCTATCAGGACTTGAAAACTACAGATATATCCATTTTGCAACCCATGCTTCACTACCTGGCATGATTCAGGGAATAAATGAACCATTTATCCTGCTTGGTCAGGTTGAAAATAGAGAGAATGATGGATTTCTAACATTGAGTGAAGTGGCTGGTATGAAACTTAATGCAGATATAGTGGTACTTTCAGCCTGTGTCACAGGAATAGGTAAAGAGGTCGAAGGTGAAGGAGTATTAAACTTTGCCAGAGCATTTCAACAGGCAGGTGCGATGACTGTAATAGTAAGTCTTTGGGAAGTGGCATCAGAGCCTGCTGTAGAATATATGAAAATATTGTACAGTCATCTAAAATCAGGTAAAACCAAAGAAGAGGCCTTGAAGCTTACAAGGACGTTAATTAAGGAAAAATATCCAAATCCTTTTTACTGGGCTGTGTTTATATTGCATGGAGAGGGAGAGTGAATGCATGATCAAAATATAGTTGTTAATATTTTGTTTTCTAATTATTGGATTAAGCTTTAATCTTTCTATGAACCGTCTTTCTTAAAAAATGCTTTGACTGAATAATAAGAATCATAAAATAATTGAAGGTTTAAATAGTAAGGATTAATAGTATAAAAACATATTCTTTTTAGTAGAAGTTCGGATTTTAAATTATTGTAGGATATTAAATTTAAATCAGATGAAGATTGCAAAATTTTTTATCTTGAAATGGAAGGGAAATATACCTTGACAGAGTGTACTAATTTAATTAGAATTCAGTTAAGAGATTATAAAAATAAAAGAATGAATGCAGGAGGACAAGATGAAACGTTTATTAATTTTTTGTTTGATTGCTGCTTTATTTCTGGTATCTCAGGTTGGAGCACGCTCACCCTTTAATGAAACAATAGATACCGCTGTTGATAATAAAAAGATGGAAAAAGAATGCCAATGGAGTAAGTTATCAACTGATCCACAGCCTCAACAAGAAAGGAACAAATTTAAAGAGGAGATTAATAAAAAAATTCCAACATCCATAACTAAAAGTGAAACGAAAGGCTCAGATCTCTATAATCCGGTTAATGCAGTTTGCAAAAGCGAAAAACAAATGCTTGCAAGTAGTGTAAACTGCACTCCGTGGAATATGCAACCTAATGGATGTTATGAAAGAGTATGCTGTTGCGATAAAAATGGAGCTTCCTATTGCGAAAGATGTTGTCCAGACAGTTCAGGGAAATGTACTGCTCATAGAGTAAAGTGCTAAAACAACTTCATATTTCATATAAAAGAATATTAAAAAAGCAAAGATAAAAAATGTTTCTTTTTTAAGACAAAATAAAGTGATATTGAAGAAATTACCTATGAAGAGTGGGAAGTCTTATTTATTATATTTACAGCTATATAGTTATAAATTTAGGTTTAATTTTTAAAGTTTATAAGCAATAGTTAGGTTAAGATCAACTATAAGAGGTTGCTCTTTCTATAAAAAGAGAGTTATTGGTGAGCCCGATGCTGTGAAATTTATGAGATCAACTAAAAGATGCTTTTCATAAAAATAATCAAATATGTAGTTTTATTATTAATTTCTGTACTTATCTGGTCATGTACGCTACAGCCTTATGTTAAGTTAGAATCTCCTAGTATGCAGGCTGAATTTAAAGAAAAAGTTTCGCCAGTATTAGGAAATTTTAAAATTTCTCATGATGGCAGATATGTTCTAGCTATTAATTACAATGGGCAATTCAGTTTATACAATATAGCAGATGGCATACTGATACTGAACGGAAGTTTTATACCGAACACAGCTGTAGGAATGAAAATTGGCGGGGCTTGCGCAGTGTCACCTGATAGCAAATATTTTGCTGTAGGAGGAAGAAAAACAATCTTTTTATGGGACATTGAGAATAAGGAAGAAATTGGCAGCCTTGATATAGAAGAGGTAATGGATATGGCATTCTCTCCTGATGGAAGATACCTTCTGGCAGTCGCGCCAGCTGATTTAGGTTTTCTTACATATATACATCGACCAATTATGAGACTGTTTGATGTTAAAACATTAAGAAAAGCAAAAGATTTTGATATAACTGACGTAAGAGAGCAAGATTTCAATAGAAGAGTATTTTTCGCAAAGGATGGGAAATATGTATATACTTCTTCAGCTCTTTATTTAAAATTATGGAATGTATCAACTGGAAAATCAATTAAGGAAGTCAGAATAAGGCCATGGTTTTCTTTAGATGCAATTACAGAAATTTCTCCTGACGGCAGATATATTGTTTCAGCAAATACCGCAGGTGAAATTATTGTATGGAATGCTGAAAATCTTAATGCAATAAAAAAAATCAAAACTGATCAGACAATCCTGTCAGTGGATGTTTCACCTGATGGTAAATATATC
This Thermodesulfovibrio thiophilus DSM 17215 DNA region includes the following protein-coding sequences:
- a CDS encoding CHAT domain-containing protein, which encodes MKEKIQKILTIFTILFLPSLIFAQPKTDAERLWELGDKAYQEKRYKEAIYYYEQSLARCGGNDYECSASNYNGLGSSYEDMGNDEKALFYYEKAIAAARKLDNKEWLADDLFLAGSIYNRKAIDYEKAYRYLLESKKLFSELAIKDSLAIVFHELGKSARALGKYEEAIQSFNESARLYREKGDHFSIGANMSQIGLVYSKMGQYEKALSYYEESLKIAKQYKNYEAMSIAMREIADAYFDLHYQDKAISYYLEAIEIQKKHSLKGELGITLNNLGTLYMDLGRYEKALSQYIESHKISEELNDKATKATNLNNIGQVYAKLGMSDKALAYYQQSLEIEKQLKRPDYLAYVLNNIGMEYFRVGKYNEALQYLKEALEIDKKLNNPYLLETRLNNIGAVYLRQGKYREAEQVFLERKKLEDMIKPNRMFHPGLVEVYLLTGRYDDALKLAQELPPSWRDNTNRYIEYYTQVGLATKGKGLYKDSAEYFVKAINIIEETRKAVSNRTHFYIGGGYYSRLTPYRSIVSVLSNMNKKGDSLISNLKQYGNSLPSVAFYFSELTKAKTLLEAMTGALKKVKKDEIPAYLKVRENELLRNLSFIDSKWEDALKKGEKAITDLQKRREGIKKELDSLINELRQKYPRYAALNYPMPIKAEELPLKENEVLFEYAITDDATYLFIVKKGGIKKLVKIPVTKENLEESIKAFIEPINIKKIDRFSVARAKKLYEILLLEALKDIGENEKIIIVPDGILGILPFESLIIKEGSEFNSSIYVADRYSITYYQSATILALNRFFKGTQPRKTLFAIGNPVYSPDDPRYIAWKHGKTSPIFASSGNYSFRGLAIKSKWGAVTEEDQDNKIIFPPLPETEIEVKEIARIMGIKPEPPDILLGVLANETNLRLSGLENYRYIHFATHASLPGMIQGINEPFILLGQVENRENDGFLTLSEVAGMKLNADIVVLSACVTGIGKEVEGEGVLNFARAFQQAGAMTVIVSLWEVASEPAVEYMKILYSHLKSGKTKEEALKLTRTLIKEKYPNPFYWAVFILHGEGE